The genome window AATTTCCAACCGCGCGCTTTTGAGTGGACCAAAGGCACCAGAGCAAACGGCAACCACGCCGCACCAACCAGAAAAGGTGGATTGGTTGCGAGAAACAAAACGCTTCCCGACAGCGGATAGGCCAGCGACGCGATCGTCGAGCACGCAGGTTTGCATCCGAGATACCGAGCCGCCCAATACGCCGATAACGAAGCCAGAATCAAATGCAACGTCACATACCAAGCCAGTGCTAACGATGCGTCTTCAGACAGATCGTTGGGCGATGCTGTTTCGTTCGTGGAACGATCTACCAGCAACGGTATCGAATAGATCAAATGCCGAACCGGATAGTAGACCGCCGTCGTGGTCTCACCTGCCAATGGCATCCCAGTTTGATCGAGCGGGTTCCACATCGCTGACCAGAAAAACGTCAGCGGTCGCTCGGCGCATCGCTCGCCGACGTATTGATACAGCGGCGTGTAGAAATGGCTGACGTCACGAAACGCCAAACGATCGCGGCCCGACAATACCGAGGCCATCAACACCACGATGCAAAGCGGACCGATGAGTGGCCCGATCAATCTCGACCAATGAGAATCGGTCGAATCAACCTTGAGGGATGATGCCGCTTCGCGATTGATTGCGGAGGGCTTCGGCACGATTCAAGACATCCTCGGAGGGTTCGATCACTTGAGGCACCAATTCGATATCGATGATCCGCTCATCGCGAATTTCACCGGGCCAAAGCGTTTCGCTCACGAAGTCCAAAACTGGCAATTGGTACCATGGCGGTTTGATCTTGCGCAGAACAGTCTCTGTTCGAAAGCCCTCGCGTTCGATGCGAACCTCACGCGTGCCATAGTATTCAAAATTGGTGGCCGCTGGAGAGGTTCCAATCAATTGGTTGTCGATCGAGACCGTTGCACCTGGAGGACTGGTCCGCACCGTCATTCGTCGACGCACGCATCCGGTGCTGAGGACGAACAACATCGCGATCGCCACCAGAGTTTTCGCGTGGGAACAGAAAGATTGGATACGGGTGGCCAAAGCGTGAAACTCAGCAGTTCCAGAATGCGGTCAGGAAACCAACCATTTGCCGGTCAGTCCAATCGAACGAAAGGGCGACAACGCGAAGCAGATCAGTCGGATGCTTTGGAACTATCAATTGCCGCGGCGATCCGGCTAGATCAGTTTTCTGGAATCCAAAGTCTCTGGGCCGTGGGTGAATCCGCGGACAGCTCATTTCGCCGTCGAGCTTTGATCCGAACGTAGGGTGGAACGAAACGAGCTCGCTCGGCAAAGCTGCCCGGTTCGGCATCTCGTTTGGCATGCATCGGTTCGGCCATGTCCTCGATCACGAACCCGGATCGGCACATGCCGCCGATCAATTCTTCCCACCGATGCAGGAACTCCACCGCACCGGGTTCTCTCAATCGAGCGGCGACCGGATTGGCGGGAGGCGGCGGAACGGGTGTGTTGGGGCCAGACTTCACGGACAATCCACTGCGGTAGTACGCATGTTCCACCGTGTATCGGGGCGAACCGTTCGAGGCTGCACGGGGTTGGGTCGACGTTTGCAGGCTCGCCGGCGATTTGTGCTGGCTGATATAAATGCCGCCGCCGCGAATCACGCGAGCGACCTGGGCGTAGACAACCATGACCGAAGGCACATAACACGTGCTGACCGGGTGAATGACGATGTCGAAATGTCCCGCGGGCAACATGGACAAATCATCCATCGATCCTTCGATCAATTCGACTTGGTGACCCCGCTGGCGAGCCGCGATGCGGTCCTGTTCCAGCATCGCGGGCGAGAGATCCACAACCGTCACGCGAGCCCCCGCGGCAGCGTACAAGCAGCTTTGTCGGCCCCCGCCCGCAGCGAGGCACAAAACTTTTTGCCCCGAAATGTTTCCGCCCAACCACCCCGCCGCGTCGACCGTCCGCAGCGGATCGGCCAATTCCTCGTCCGAAACAATCTGGCACAGCGGAGATCCGGCGGCCGTCATCCGCTGATAAGCCTTGCGATTGGCCCCTAAAATGGTCTCGCGATCGATGGTGGGCACCCCAGACGGAACGATTTCAAGCTAATTTGGGAACTTTGTGAGTTCATCCGCCATCTGACACCTTGACAACCCGATGCACCGCTCTGGCGGCCGGCTTGTTCACACTGTACCCCTACGCATGGACGCGTCGCGTTGGTTCGATACGTTTCAAACCTCGCTTTCGCTGCAAAAGAACAGCATCATGTCTCTAAAACCCGAACAGATCGATCAGCTGATCAGCGACCATTTGGATGGTCGTTTGAGCGATGATCAATCGCAATGGCTCGCCGAGCAGTTGCGCATGGACGCTGACTTAGCCCAGCGAATCACCGATGCGGAATTCGATCGTCAAATGTTGCGATCGCTGCACCAAAGCACAACCACCTCATCGAGCTTGCCATCCGATTTTGCATCCCGCGTTGTCGCTGCGGCACAGCAACGAGCCATCGACGATGAATTGTCGTCCGATCACCCGCTGCGAAAACTTCCCGTTTCGGTCCCTGTCGAATCGGTGATTCCTCAATCCAGTCGCAATGCCCGACGAACTTGGGTGGCTGCGATCGCCGGATTGGCCGCGGCAGGATTGTTGGTTGCCTCGCTGCAAAATCGTTTGAGCGATACCGATCCGAACACTCCAATTGGTGATCCTTCCACCGTGGTCGCGCAAGCCGATCCGGCCAATGTTGAAGTCGATCCAGTCAATGACTTGGATTCGCGGAGTGCTCCCGCCGTGGAAACCATCGCGGCCAATGATGGTTCGACGGAACAATCTGCCGACGGTTTGCCCGTTGGCAACATGCTCGCTGAAGACACATCAACGACCACGAATTCGGTCGCAGACCTGGAGGCATCCACCAACAACGGACCGGACCGCCCCGAGCCAAACGCCATTGCTTCGGCAATGAATACCGAAACAACGCCCAAGCTAAACGCTGCTCCCGTCGACATGTCGGCGACCGTTGCTGCTGGTAACAACAGCGAAGTTCAGTCGCTCTCCGGTGCGGTTTTGATCTACGACGTTCAACTCAAACCAGAAGCCCGCGACC of Rhodopirellula bahusiensis contains these proteins:
- a CDS encoding PEGA domain-containing protein produces the protein MAIAMLFVLSTGCVRRRMTVRTSPPGATVSIDNQLIGTSPAATNFEYYGTREVRIEREGFRTETVLRKIKPPWYQLPVLDFVSETLWPGEIRDERIIDIELVPQVIEPSEDVLNRAEALRNQSRSGIIPQG
- a CDS encoding class I SAM-dependent methyltransferase, encoding MTAAGSPLCQIVSDEELADPLRTVDAAGWLGGNISGQKVLCLAAGGGRQSCLYAAAGARVTVVDLSPAMLEQDRIAARQRGHQVELIEGSMDDLSMLPAGHFDIVIHPVSTCYVPSVMVVYAQVARVIRGGGIYISQHKSPASLQTSTQPRAASNGSPRYTVEHAYYRSGLSVKSGPNTPVPPPPANPVAARLREPGAVEFLHRWEELIGGMCRSGFVIEDMAEPMHAKRDAEPGSFAERARFVPPYVRIKARRRNELSADSPTAQRLWIPEN
- a CDS encoding anti-sigma factor family protein; translated protein: MSLKPEQIDQLISDHLDGRLSDDQSQWLAEQLRMDADLAQRITDAEFDRQMLRSLHQSTTTSSSLPSDFASRVVAAAQQRAIDDELSSDHPLRKLPVSVPVESVIPQSSRNARRTWVAAIAGLAAAGLLVASLQNRLSDTDPNTPIGDPSTVVAQADPANVEVDPVNDLDSRSAPAVETIAANDGSTEQSADGLPVGNMLAEDTSTTTNSVADLEASTNNGPDRPEPNAIASAMNTETTPKLNAAPVDMSATVAAGNNSEVQSLSGAVLIYDVQLKPEARDPGARNHFALNSDPVRKAMTTAGLSTSSKQLVNERLIEATRESVTLNDNTRYQILLLRGPAKQLDRLFLELLADEDSIESVGMSMAMGNAVSGIAWQQDEDVAPSSAVAYDLNAKDKRSLQRLGMALSNRDFMPVEAESFTNRIDFALGSPEAASTGNDFITEVLVIVR